Proteins encoded in a region of the Paramagnetospirillum magneticum AMB-1 genome:
- a CDS encoding carboxymuconolactone decarboxylase family protein, with product MNTRFDITTLAPQAYQGLYAVSDILAGSSLGAGFKHLIDLRVSQLNNCHFCQNLHREWGLRDGVTEEQLQAVAQWPTSPLFNAGDRAAFAWAEALTRQEEDKVPELLAELRRHHAEPYIADLTMVIAVINAWNRVGISAYAVGPHG from the coding sequence ATGAATACGCGCTTCGACATCACCACCCTGGCGCCCCAGGCCTATCAGGGCCTTTACGCCGTCTCGGACATCCTGGCCGGGTCCAGCCTGGGGGCCGGCTTCAAGCATCTGATCGATCTTCGGGTCTCGCAGCTCAACAACTGCCACTTCTGCCAGAACCTGCACCGCGAATGGGGCCTGCGCGACGGCGTCACCGAGGAACAGCTGCAGGCGGTGGCCCAGTGGCCGACCTCTCCGCTGTTCAACGCCGGGGACCGGGCTGCCTTCGCCTGGGCCGAGGCGCTGACGCGCCAGGAGGAGGACAAGGTCCCCGAATTGCTGGCCGAACTGCGCCGCCACCATGCCGAGCCCTATATCGCCGACCTGACCATGGTCATCGCGGTGATCAACGCCTGGAACCGGGTGGGCATCTCGGCCTATGCGGTGGGACCCCATGGCTGA
- a CDS encoding sigma-70 family RNA polymerase sigma factor, which produces MAEGQSPALVHFLAQRPRLRLLAYRLLGSTADAEDVLQDAWLKWSRGSDGVEEPAAFLTTQVTRLALDRLRKDQRRARLGAQWLPDPWVEPLEPGEADLSTGLLLLLERLTPDQRAVYVLREAMDLDFADIAAILGKSVATCRQIMSRARAALKGEARFDWDAAQTGTLVRRFAAACDQRDYGALVALLGGESRLISDGGGKVKSARNPIRGPDRIARFILGVRRKFQPADFAFRIAEINGLPALVGETKGDVRWALTFGCIGGRIGGIYLLADPDRLPDYSTISSSA; this is translated from the coding sequence ATGGCTGAGGGCCAAAGCCCCGCCTTGGTCCACTTCCTGGCTCAGCGGCCGCGTCTGCGGCTGCTGGCCTACCGCCTGCTGGGCAGCACCGCCGATGCCGAGGACGTGCTTCAGGATGCCTGGCTGAAATGGAGCAGGGGGAGTGACGGCGTGGAGGAGCCCGCCGCCTTCCTCACCACCCAGGTGACCCGGCTGGCCCTGGACCGACTGCGCAAGGACCAGCGCCGCGCCCGCCTGGGCGCCCAATGGCTGCCCGACCCTTGGGTCGAGCCGCTGGAGCCGGGCGAGGCCGATTTGTCCACAGGGCTGCTGTTGCTGCTGGAACGCCTGACGCCGGACCAGCGGGCGGTGTATGTGCTGCGCGAGGCCATGGACCTAGACTTCGCCGACATCGCCGCCATTCTGGGCAAGAGCGTCGCCACCTGCCGCCAGATCATGAGCCGCGCCCGCGCCGCGCTGAAGGGCGAGGCCCGCTTCGACTGGGATGCGGCCCAGACCGGCACCCTGGTGCGGCGCTTCGCCGCCGCCTGCGACCAGCGCGACTACGGCGCCCTGGTGGCCCTGCTGGGCGGCGAATCCCGGCTAATCAGCGATGGCGGCGGCAAGGTCAAGTCGGCCCGCAATCCCATTCGAGGTCCCGACCGCATCGCCCGCTTCATCCTGGGGGTGCGCCGCAAGTTCCAGCCCGCCGACTTCGCCTTTCGCATCGCCGAGATCAACGGCCTGCCCGCCCTGGTCGGCGAGACGAAGGGCGACGTCCGCTGGGCACTGACCTTCGGCTGCATCGGGGGACGCATCGGCGGAATCTACCTGCTGGCCGATCCCGACCGCCTGCCGGACTACTCCACCATCTCGTCGTCGGCATAG
- the serB gene encoding phosphoserine phosphatase SerB: MINVLTLIAGHGGEGLDSSLVFEVRGALRALGAEVGHARWLSPEHACDLDFSELDPRQADQVAARILEGWNVDVVAQKAEGRRKMLLVADMDSTMVIGETLDELADFAGLKDHIARITARAMNGEIGFEAALRERVGLLKDLPEECLQKTWDRIEFTPGAHKLVRTMVKHGAHAVLVSGGFKFFTSKVRDACGFHRDIANELIVENGRLTGQVGDTIIGREAKLATLNAVSAELGITPELAVSVGDGANDLDMLRAAGLGVAFHAKPVVAAEARVRVDHGDLVTLLYAQGYADDEMVE, from the coding sequence ATGATCAACGTTCTGACCCTGATCGCCGGACATGGCGGAGAGGGCCTCGATTCCTCGCTGGTCTTCGAGGTGCGCGGCGCGCTGAGGGCACTGGGCGCCGAAGTGGGCCACGCCCGCTGGCTGAGCCCCGAACACGCCTGCGACCTGGATTTCTCCGAGCTGGACCCGCGTCAGGCCGATCAGGTGGCGGCCCGCATCCTGGAGGGCTGGAACGTGGACGTGGTCGCCCAGAAGGCCGAGGGGCGGCGCAAGATGCTGCTGGTCGCCGACATGGATTCCACCATGGTCATCGGCGAGACCCTGGACGAACTGGCCGACTTCGCCGGGCTGAAGGATCACATCGCGCGCATCACCGCACGCGCCATGAATGGCGAGATCGGCTTCGAGGCGGCTCTGCGCGAGCGCGTCGGCCTGCTCAAGGATCTGCCGGAAGAGTGTCTGCAAAAGACCTGGGACCGCATCGAATTCACCCCGGGCGCCCACAAGCTGGTGCGGACCATGGTCAAGCACGGCGCCCATGCCGTGCTGGTGTCGGGCGGCTTCAAGTTCTTTACCTCCAAGGTCCGCGATGCCTGCGGCTTCCACCGCGACATCGCCAATGAGCTGATTGTCGAGAATGGTCGACTGACCGGTCAGGTCGGCGACACCATCATAGGCCGCGAGGCCAAGCTGGCCACCCTGAACGCCGTGTCGGCGGAGTTGGGCATCACGCCCGAGCTGGCGGTTTCGGTGGGTGACGGCGCCAACGACCTGGACATGCTGCGCGCCGCCGGGCTGGGCGTCGCCTTCCACGCCAAGCCGGTGGTGGCCGCCGAGGCCCGGGTGCGGGTCGACCACGGCGATCTGGTCACCCTGCTCTACGCCCAGGGCTATGCCGACGACGAGATGGTGGAGTAG
- a CDS encoding DUF1015 domain-containing protein encodes MSVPLLRPFPGLRPTPATAAQVAAPPYDVLSSDEAREMAAGKPHSFLHVSKPEIDLPPGTDVYAPAVYAKAAETLRAMVAAGVLVRDAKPCFYVYRLRMGDHVQTGIVGGGSVAAYDANRIRKHEFTRPDKEDDRVRQIDSCDAQTGPVLLAHRDTPEIAAAIKAVTAGAPTYSVTAEDGIVHTLWVMDNEVQIKAVTRSFDTMKAVYIADGHHRSAAASRVAMVRRERKCCASGEEAYESFLVVTFPIQEMKIFDYNRVVKDLNGLSPDAFLQALAAEFTVEPSSEQARPAQARQFGLYLQGQWYRLGLRNAPPADPVARLDVSLLSDRLLGPVLGVTDLRKDKRIDFVGGKRGLDELERRVNSGEMAAAFALFPTQMEDLVAVAESNQVMPPKSTWFEPKLADGLVSYPLDWR; translated from the coding sequence GTGTCCGTGCCGCTGCTCCGCCCCTTCCCCGGCCTGCGCCCCACCCCCGCCACCGCCGCCCAGGTGGCCGCCCCGCCCTATGACGTGCTGTCGTCGGACGAGGCCCGGGAAATGGCGGCGGGCAAGCCCCATTCCTTCCTGCACGTCTCCAAGCCCGAGATCGACCTGCCCCCCGGCACCGACGTTTACGCCCCCGCCGTCTACGCCAAGGCGGCGGAGACCCTGAGGGCCATGGTGGCGGCGGGCGTACTGGTCCGCGACGCCAAGCCCTGCTTCTACGTCTACCGCCTGCGCATGGGCGACCACGTGCAGACCGGCATCGTCGGCGGCGGCTCGGTGGCGGCCTATGATGCCAACCGCATCCGCAAGCACGAGTTCACCCGCCCCGACAAGGAGGACGACCGCGTCCGCCAGATCGATTCCTGCGACGCCCAGACCGGGCCGGTGCTGCTGGCCCACCGCGACACCCCCGAGATCGCCGCCGCCATCAAGGCGGTGACGGCGGGCGCCCCGACCTATTCGGTCACCGCCGAGGACGGCATCGTCCATACCCTGTGGGTGATGGATAACGAGGTGCAGATCAAGGCGGTGACCCGATCCTTCGACACCATGAAGGCGGTCTACATCGCCGACGGCCATCACCGCTCGGCCGCCGCCTCGCGGGTCGCCATGGTACGGCGGGAAAGGAAGTGCTGCGCCTCCGGCGAGGAGGCCTATGAAAGCTTCCTGGTAGTGACCTTCCCCATCCAGGAAATGAAGATCTTCGACTACAACCGGGTGGTCAAGGACCTGAACGGCCTGTCGCCCGACGCCTTCCTGCAGGCGCTGGCGGCCGAGTTCACCGTGGAGCCGTCGTCGGAACAGGCCCGCCCCGCCCAGGCCCGCCAGTTCGGCCTTTACCTCCAGGGCCAGTGGTACCGGCTGGGCCTCCGCAACGCTCCACCCGCCGATCCGGTGGCCCGGCTCGACGTCAGCCTGCTGTCCGACCGGCTGCTGGGGCCGGTGCTGGGCGTCACCGACCTGCGCAAGGACAAGCGCATCGACTTCGTCGGGGGCAAGCGCGGCCTGGACGAACTGGAGCGCCGTGTGAATTCGGGCGAAATGGCCGCCGCCTTCGCCCTGTTCCCCACCCAGATGGAGGATCTGGTGGCCGTCGCCGAGTCCAATCAGGTGATGCCGCCCAAATCCACCTGGTTCGAGCCCAAGCTGGCCGACGGGCTGGTCAGCTATCCCTTGGACTGGCGGTGA
- a CDS encoding DegQ family serine endoprotease, with product MSFKSLAAALALVILVPAAQAQTQVVPGSREQVKLTFAPVARQVAPAVVNIYTKRVVRAAASPLFADPFFRRFFGDVPGMSQERVQRSLGSGVLIAADGTVVTNHHVIKDADEVTVVLSDRREFEARIVGSDDRTDLAVLKIDGGRESFPTLTLGDSDAIEVGDVVMAVGNPFGVGQTVTQGIVSALARTNVGVSDVQSFIQTDAAINPGNSGGALVDLQGRLIGINTAIYSKDGGSNGIGFAIPTALVRQVAASIAKGGKVVRPWLGASGQAVTADLAQALKLPRPIGVLVNHIHGESPAARGGLADGDIIVAVEGREVDDPEGMRFRLATLPIGADARLTVLRNGAERTITVRLVAPPETPPRDKTDIAGRNPFSGATLVNLNPALAEEIGINSGLTGVMIFAIKRGSVANRLGLQPGDMLMKINERPVSSVADARRLLEAEQPRWAITIKRNGEVMSLVLGG from the coding sequence ATGTCGTTCAAGTCCCTCGCCGCCGCCCTCGCCCTGGTGATTCTCGTCCCCGCCGCCCAGGCCCAGACCCAGGTGGTTCCCGGCTCGCGTGAGCAGGTGAAGCTCACCTTCGCGCCGGTGGCCCGGCAGGTGGCGCCCGCCGTGGTCAACATCTACACCAAGCGGGTGGTGAGGGCGGCCGCCTCGCCGCTGTTCGCCGACCCGTTCTTCCGCCGCTTCTTCGGCGACGTGCCGGGCATGAGCCAGGAGAGGGTGCAGCGCTCCCTGGGCTCGGGCGTGCTGATCGCCGCCGACGGCACGGTGGTGACCAACCACCACGTCATCAAGGATGCCGACGAGGTCACGGTGGTGCTGTCCGACCGCCGCGAATTCGAGGCCCGCATCGTCGGCTCCGACGACCGCACCGATCTGGCGGTGCTGAAGATCGATGGCGGCAGGGAGAGCTTCCCCACCCTGACGCTCGGTGATTCCGACGCCATCGAGGTGGGCGACGTGGTCATGGCGGTGGGCAATCCCTTCGGCGTCGGCCAGACGGTGACCCAGGGCATCGTCTCGGCCCTGGCGCGCACCAATGTGGGCGTCTCGGACGTGCAAAGCTTCATCCAGACCGATGCCGCCATCAATCCCGGCAATTCCGGCGGCGCCCTGGTGGACCTGCAGGGCCGGCTGATCGGCATCAACACCGCCATCTATTCCAAGGACGGCGGTTCCAACGGCATCGGCTTCGCCATTCCCACCGCCCTGGTGCGCCAGGTGGCCGCCTCCATCGCCAAGGGCGGCAAGGTGGTGCGGCCGTGGCTGGGCGCCTCGGGCCAGGCGGTCACCGCCGATCTGGCCCAGGCCCTGAAGCTGCCGCGCCCCATCGGCGTGCTGGTCAACCACATCCATGGCGAGTCGCCCGCCGCCCGTGGCGGATTGGCCGACGGCGACATCATCGTGGCGGTGGAAGGCCGCGAAGTGGACGATCCCGAAGGCATGCGCTTTCGCCTCGCCACCCTGCCCATCGGCGCCGATGCCCGCCTGACCGTGCTGCGCAACGGGGCCGAGCGGACCATTACCGTCCGGCTGGTGGCGCCGCCCGAAACCCCGCCCCGCGACAAGACCGACATCGCCGGCCGCAATCCCTTTTCCGGCGCCACCCTGGTCAACCTCAACCCTGCCCTGGCCGAGGAGATCGGCATCAATTCCGGCCTGACCGGCGTGATGATCTTCGCCATCAAGCGCGGCTCGGTGGCCAACCGCCTGGGGCTGCAACCCGGCGACATGCTGATGAAGATCAACGAGCGCCCGGTGTCCAGCGTCGCCGACGCCCGCCGCCTGCTGGAAGCGGAACAGCCCCGCTGGGCCATCACCATCAAGCGCAACGGCGAGGTCATGAGTCTGGTGCTGGGCGGATGA
- a CDS encoding replication-associated recombination protein A — protein sequence MTSLFDTPSGDKPLAERLRPATLEEVVGQSHLLAATAPLGRMLAAGRLASVILWGPPGCGKTTIARLLAERVGLYFEPLSAVFSGVADLRKVFDAAEKRKQTGRSTLLFVDEIHRFNRAQQDGFLPYVENGTVVLVGATTENPSFELNGALLSRCQVLVLHRLDDGALEDLLLKAEADLGRTLPLDSDARAAMRAMADGDGRYLLNLAEDLAMLPPEPVLDAAGLASAVQRRAPAYDKDREGHYNLISALHKSLRGSDTDAALYWMARMLEGGEDPLFIARRLTRFAVEDIGLADPQAVTQAIAAWDVYERLGSPEGELALAQLVIYLGTAPKSNAAYMAYKAARKAAKGTGSLAPPMHILNAPTKMMKNLGYSDGYKYDHDDPDGFSGQNYFPDGMDRTRFYRPVERGFEREIRKRLEYWDKLRMKKGG from the coding sequence ATGACCTCGCTGTTCGACACCCCCTCGGGCGACAAGCCGCTGGCCGAGCGCCTGCGGCCCGCGACGCTGGAAGAGGTGGTGGGGCAGTCCCACCTGCTGGCCGCCACCGCCCCCCTGGGCCGCATGCTGGCGGCCGGACGTCTGGCTTCGGTGATCCTGTGGGGGCCGCCGGGCTGCGGCAAGACCACCATCGCCCGGCTGCTGGCCGAACGGGTCGGCCTGTATTTCGAGCCCCTCTCGGCGGTGTTCTCCGGCGTCGCCGATCTGCGCAAGGTGTTCGATGCCGCCGAAAAGCGAAAACAGACCGGTCGGTCGACCTTGCTGTTCGTGGACGAGATCCACCGCTTCAACCGGGCGCAGCAGGACGGTTTCCTGCCCTATGTGGAGAACGGCACCGTGGTGCTGGTGGGCGCCACCACCGAGAACCCGTCCTTCGAGCTGAACGGCGCGCTGCTGTCGCGCTGTCAGGTGCTGGTGCTGCACCGCCTGGACGACGGGGCGCTGGAGGATCTGCTGCTCAAGGCCGAGGCGGATCTGGGCCGCACCCTGCCCCTGGATTCCGACGCCCGCGCCGCCATGCGCGCCATGGCCGACGGCGACGGCCGCTATCTGCTCAATCTGGCCGAGGACCTGGCCATGCTGCCGCCCGAGCCGGTGCTGGACGCCGCCGGGCTGGCGAGCGCGGTGCAGCGCCGGGCGCCGGCCTACGACAAGGACCGCGAGGGCCATTACAACCTGATCAGCGCGTTGCACAAATCCCTGCGCGGCTCGGACACCGACGCGGCGCTGTACTGGATGGCCCGTATGCTGGAAGGGGGCGAGGACCCGCTGTTCATCGCCCGCCGCCTGACCCGCTTCGCCGTCGAGGATATCGGGCTGGCCGACCCCCAAGCCGTCACCCAGGCCATTGCCGCCTGGGACGTCTACGAGCGCCTGGGATCGCCCGAGGGCGAACTGGCCCTGGCGCAACTGGTGATCTATCTGGGCACCGCGCCCAAATCCAACGCCGCCTACATGGCCTACAAGGCGGCGCGCAAGGCGGCCAAGGGCACCGGCTCCCTGGCCCCGCCCATGCACATCCTGAACGCACCGACCAAGATGATGAAAAACCTGGGCTATTCCGACGGCTACAAATACGACCACGACGACCCGGACGGGTTCTCGGGCCAGAACTACTTCCCCGACGGCATGGATCGCACCCGCTTCTACCGGCCGGTCGAGCGCGGCTTCGAACGCGAGATCAGGAAGCGGCTGGAATACTGGGATAAGCTGCGCATGAAAAAGGGGGGCTGA